A part of Microbacterium atlanticum genomic DNA contains:
- a CDS encoding MarR family winged helix-turn-helix transcriptional regulator has protein sequence MAYQVPRMDELQSRAWLALVWSAELLPAALDAQLQSDAGMTHFEFMVLSTLQQAERSSLRTKDLAAAVNATMPRLSRVVGKLAERGLVERAGGADDARVVNVRLTKAGRRELVRAVPAHIDLVKELVIDRLSAAELHALVEILEPLVGRLDPQSRVGFAAAQRAVP, from the coding sequence ATGGCATACCAGGTTCCCCGCATGGATGAGCTCCAGTCGCGAGCCTGGCTTGCCCTCGTGTGGTCGGCGGAGTTGCTGCCGGCAGCCTTGGATGCCCAGCTGCAATCCGATGCGGGCATGACGCATTTCGAGTTCATGGTGCTGAGCACCCTGCAGCAGGCGGAGAGGTCCTCCCTGCGCACAAAGGATCTCGCCGCAGCGGTCAATGCCACCATGCCGCGGCTGTCCCGGGTGGTCGGAAAGCTCGCCGAGCGAGGGCTCGTCGAGCGCGCCGGTGGGGCGGACGACGCCCGTGTAGTCAACGTCCGCCTCACCAAAGCCGGCCGGCGGGAGCTGGTCCGCGCGGTGCCCGCGCACATCGACTTGGTCAAGGAACTCGTCATCGATCGCCTATCGGCTGCGGAGCTCCACGCCCTGGTCGAAATCCTAGAGCCGCTCGTCGGCCGGCTGGACCCTCAGAGCCGGGTGGGGTTCGCCGCCGCGCAGCGCGCAGTCCCCTGA
- a CDS encoding LLM class flavin-dependent oxidoreductase produces the protein MTRSVDDPATRFEIGIFTFGELTADDTGAPIAPHARLAQILEWARVADGAGLDVFGVGEHHRADFAVSSPQMVLAAAATQTERIRLTSAVSVLSSADPVRLFEEFATLDLLSGGRAEIAAGRGAYVESFPLFGQELGRYDEYFDDRLGLLLQVRERDLVTWQGTTRTSLRDAGVWPRPLQERLPVWIAVGGTPESAARAGSLGLPMYLAILGAPARFQALAALHRDAAAQAGHSIPRLGVTSHFHVAATTQAARDTFFPHYARYFAQNMPRGGRLDRETLDAWAGPGGALFAGSPAEIVDKILWEHEMLGHTRFLAQVGLGGLSQRDTLRSIELLATEVLPQVRAATAGPAAA, from the coding sequence ATGACCCGCAGTGTTGACGATCCCGCCACGCGGTTCGAGATCGGCATCTTCACGTTCGGTGAGCTGACCGCGGACGACACCGGCGCCCCGATCGCCCCACACGCTCGGCTCGCTCAGATCTTGGAGTGGGCCCGGGTGGCCGACGGGGCGGGCCTCGACGTGTTCGGCGTGGGCGAGCATCACCGAGCCGACTTCGCGGTGTCGTCACCGCAGATGGTGCTCGCCGCCGCCGCGACCCAGACCGAGCGGATCCGCCTGACAAGCGCGGTGAGCGTCCTGTCGAGCGCCGATCCGGTGCGGCTGTTCGAAGAGTTCGCGACCCTCGACCTGCTCAGCGGCGGACGTGCGGAGATCGCGGCCGGCCGCGGTGCGTACGTCGAGTCGTTCCCGCTGTTCGGGCAGGAGCTCGGGCGCTACGACGAGTACTTCGACGACCGACTCGGCCTCTTGCTGCAGGTGAGGGAGCGCGACCTCGTCACCTGGCAGGGCACGACGCGGACATCGCTGCGGGACGCCGGCGTCTGGCCACGTCCTCTCCAGGAGCGCCTGCCGGTGTGGATCGCCGTCGGCGGCACACCGGAATCAGCCGCTCGTGCGGGTTCCCTGGGACTGCCGATGTACCTTGCCATCCTCGGTGCACCCGCCCGCTTTCAGGCGCTCGCGGCGCTGCATCGGGATGCGGCGGCGCAGGCCGGGCACAGCATCCCTCGACTCGGGGTCACCTCTCACTTCCACGTCGCCGCGACCACCCAGGCTGCCCGCGACACGTTCTTCCCACATTACGCCCGCTACTTCGCGCAGAACATGCCGCGTGGTGGCCGATTGGACCGCGAGACGCTCGATGCCTGGGCGGGGCCGGGTGGCGCCCTCTTCGCAGGCAGTCCGGCCGAGATCGTCGACAAGATCCTGTGGGAGCACGAGATGCTCGGCCACACGCGATTCCTCGCTCAGGTCGGCCTCGGGGGGCTCAGCCAGCGAGACACGCTGCGCTCGATCGAACTCCTCGCGACCGAGGTGCTGCCGCAGGTGCGCGCCGCTACCGCGGGGCCGGCCGCCGCCTGA
- a CDS encoding alpha/beta hydrolase has translation MTLHAVTSQDLRADAAPAVAVFLHGYGSNEHDLVTLASALPEGMPWASLRGPIALAPATHAWFRIGEPGNPDPIAVAAATAAIWTWADAALPADTRLVPIGFSQGGLMASQLLRTDPSRVLAPVMLGAFVQAGEQPGDAQLRETRPAAFSGRGSEDRVIAAAAVARTDAWLPAHTSAVARTYADLAHGINAQELADVHAFLAAETAMVNL, from the coding sequence ATGACCCTCCACGCCGTCACCTCTCAGGATCTGCGAGCGGATGCTGCGCCCGCCGTCGCCGTCTTCCTCCACGGCTACGGCTCGAACGAGCACGACTTGGTCACGCTCGCGTCCGCGTTGCCGGAGGGCATGCCGTGGGCTTCGCTCCGCGGTCCGATCGCCCTCGCGCCGGCCACGCACGCGTGGTTCCGTATCGGAGAGCCGGGCAATCCCGACCCCATCGCTGTGGCAGCGGCCACCGCTGCGATCTGGACTTGGGCGGACGCGGCCCTTCCGGCGGACACACGCCTGGTGCCGATCGGCTTCTCACAGGGCGGGCTGATGGCGTCGCAGCTGCTCCGCACCGACCCGTCCCGGGTCCTCGCGCCTGTGATGCTGGGCGCATTCGTGCAGGCGGGGGAGCAGCCGGGCGATGCGCAGCTGCGCGAAACGCGTCCTGCCGCGTTCTCGGGGCGGGGCTCCGAGGACCGCGTCATCGCCGCCGCCGCGGTGGCACGGACCGACGCGTGGCTTCCCGCGCACACGTCCGCAGTCGCGCGAACCTATGCGGACCTTGCCCACGGCATCAACGCGCAGGAGCTGGCGGATGTGCATGCGTTCCTCGCGGCGGAGACGGCCATGGTGAACCTATGA
- a CDS encoding VOC family protein: MNRIESFSQPAPASDRILNPQTGMDAVTLRVGDLELMSSYYAGALALEPLEERTRGREVHRVLGRGRTPMVRLIGTPGLPAVDPRQAGLFHTAFLFDDQPSLAATVLRAAQDPRSRFTGSSDHLVSEAFYFTDPEGNGIELYVDRDRSQWRYENGELQMSTLYLDPNAYLQRHLLDEAAAGSVAQTAGKVGHVHLQVGDIATARAFYVDALGFETTVATYPGALFASAGGYHHHVAMNTWNSGGAGPRGASLGLGDVAITVPSRDDLDALAARLTNRKLPFADDGRSIVVADPWNTQVTVALPGADVDEVLAR; the protein is encoded by the coding sequence ATGAACCGCATCGAATCCTTCTCGCAGCCGGCGCCGGCTTCCGACCGGATCCTGAACCCGCAGACGGGGATGGATGCCGTCACCCTCCGCGTCGGAGACCTCGAGCTGATGTCGTCGTACTACGCCGGCGCCCTCGCTCTCGAGCCGCTCGAGGAGCGGACCCGAGGCCGGGAGGTGCACCGTGTGCTCGGCCGCGGCCGGACGCCGATGGTGCGTCTGATCGGCACGCCGGGACTGCCGGCGGTGGACCCGCGACAGGCGGGACTCTTCCACACCGCATTCCTCTTCGACGACCAGCCGTCGCTGGCAGCAACGGTGCTGCGGGCCGCGCAGGATCCGCGCAGCCGCTTCACCGGCTCCAGTGACCACCTGGTCAGCGAGGCGTTCTACTTCACCGACCCCGAGGGCAACGGGATCGAGCTGTACGTCGACCGGGACCGGTCGCAGTGGCGCTACGAGAACGGCGAGCTGCAGATGTCGACGCTGTACCTCGACCCCAACGCGTACTTGCAGCGCCACCTCCTCGACGAGGCCGCCGCCGGGTCGGTCGCGCAGACGGCCGGCAAGGTCGGGCACGTCCACCTGCAGGTGGGTGACATCGCCACGGCTCGCGCGTTCTACGTCGACGCGCTCGGCTTCGAGACCACGGTCGCCACGTATCCCGGTGCGCTCTTCGCCTCGGCCGGCGGCTATCACCACCACGTCGCCATGAACACGTGGAACAGCGGCGGCGCCGGCCCTCGTGGCGCGAGCCTCGGGCTCGGCGACGTCGCGATCACCGTGCCCAGCCGCGACGATCTCGACGCGCTCGCCGCCCGGCTGACCAACCGCAAGTTGCCGTTCGCTGACGACGGGCGTTCCATCGTCGTCGCGGACCCGTGGAACACGCAGGTCACCGTCGCCCTTCCCGGCGCCGACGTCGACGAGGTGCTCGCCCGATGA